One Chromobacterium paludis genomic window carries:
- a CDS encoding methylated-DNA--[protein]-cysteine S-methyltransferase — METLPNADPESGRDYGRVRDAIRYLVAHAGEQPQLADLAAALHLSESRLQRLFTQWAGVSPKRFIQQLTCEAAKARLAAGAALLPLSHELGLSGGGRLHDLFVTLEAMTPGEYQRGGAGLDIAWSVEASRFGPALLAQTARGVCALQFVAEEAAGEAWLRAQWPHAELRWRPGRDAALRERLFAPLSERGGAPLALRVQGSNFQIQVWRALLSVPYGALVSYGQLAAGMGRPGAARAVGGAVGANPVAWLIPCHRVIRAEGAVGQYRWGEARKLDLIGWETACLAGEERAAWSV, encoded by the coding sequence ATGGAAACCCTGCCTAACGCCGATCCGGAAAGCGGCCGCGACTACGGCCGCGTGCGCGACGCCATCCGCTATCTGGTGGCGCACGCCGGCGAACAACCGCAGCTGGCCGATCTGGCCGCCGCGCTGCATCTGTCGGAATCGCGGTTGCAGCGCCTGTTCACCCAATGGGCCGGCGTCAGCCCCAAGCGTTTCATTCAGCAACTGACTTGCGAGGCGGCCAAGGCGCGGCTGGCCGCCGGCGCGGCCCTGCTGCCGCTGTCGCATGAGTTGGGCCTATCCGGCGGCGGGCGGCTGCATGATTTGTTCGTCACGCTGGAGGCGATGACGCCGGGCGAATACCAGCGCGGCGGCGCCGGGCTGGATATCGCCTGGAGCGTCGAGGCCAGCCGTTTCGGCCCGGCGCTGTTGGCGCAAACCGCGCGCGGCGTCTGCGCCTTGCAGTTCGTCGCCGAAGAAGCGGCCGGCGAAGCCTGGCTGCGCGCGCAATGGCCGCATGCCGAACTGCGTTGGCGGCCGGGGCGGGATGCCGCCCTGCGCGAACGCCTGTTCGCGCCCTTGTCCGAGCGCGGCGGCGCGCCGCTGGCCCTGCGGGTGCAGGGCAGCAATTTCCAGATCCAGGTTTGGCGCGCCTTGCTGAGCGTGCCTTATGGCGCTTTGGTCAGCTACGGCCAGCTGGCCGCCGGCATGGGCAGGCCAGGCGCCGCGCGCGCGGTGGGCGGCGCGGTGGGCGCCAATCCGGTGGCTTGGTTGATTCCCTGCCATCGGGTGATCCGCGCCGAAGGCGCCGTGGGCCAATACCGCTGGGGCGAAGCGCGCAAGCTGGATCTGATAGGCTGGGAAACCGCCTGCCTGGCCGGCGAGGAGCGGGCCGCATGGTCGGTTTGA
- a CDS encoding chorismate--pyruvate lyase family protein, with translation MKPISRLENHAKSLKKVSLALCLLSAGAAHADGWNYPGWHDDAATRVKALALLQTVNATLLSHPSATRTLQQWCEAHRLAVEPRIRALRDASIRKPADAEVRAQLQVGPDEAVGYRRVELACGERILSEADNWYVPSRLTPEMNKLLDSTDTPFGTAVRALNFTRRTESAKLLWSPLPAGWETRPLPAATGKAGLEIPEQVLQHRAVLYKDGGTPFSLVVETYRRDLFAFSLNATQQP, from the coding sequence ATGAAGCCTATTTCCCGGCTGGAAAACCATGCCAAAAGCTTGAAAAAAGTCTCCCTCGCGCTGTGCCTGCTCAGCGCCGGCGCCGCGCATGCCGATGGCTGGAACTATCCAGGCTGGCATGACGACGCCGCCACCCGCGTCAAGGCGCTGGCGCTGCTGCAAACCGTCAATGCCACCCTATTGAGCCATCCCAGCGCCACCCGCACCTTGCAGCAATGGTGCGAGGCGCATCGCCTGGCCGTAGAGCCGCGCATCCGCGCGCTGCGCGACGCGTCCATCCGCAAGCCGGCCGACGCGGAAGTGCGCGCCCAGCTGCAAGTGGGGCCGGACGAAGCGGTGGGCTATCGCCGCGTCGAGCTGGCTTGCGGCGAGCGCATATTGTCCGAGGCCGACAACTGGTACGTGCCTTCTAGGCTGACGCCGGAGATGAACAAACTGCTGGACAGCACCGACACGCCTTTCGGCACCGCCGTGCGCGCGCTCAATTTCACGCGCCGCACCGAGAGCGCCAAGCTGCTATGGTCGCCGCTGCCGGCGGGATGGGAAACGCGGCCGCTGCCCGCGGCAACGGGCAAGGCCGGCCTGGAGATTCCGGAGCAGGTGCTGCAGCACCGCGCCGTGCTGTACAAGGATGGCGGCACGCCATTCAGCCTGGTGGTGGAGACCTATCGCCGCGATCTGTTCGCTTTTTCGCTCAACGCCACGCAACAACCCTGA
- the aac(6') gene encoding aminoglycoside 6'-N-acetyltransferase, which yields MAIAPASASLAPDWLRLRAALWPHCPLARHQQEIAQQLDRADGCAAFLALDEAAGPIGLLELALRNDYVNGTARSPVAFVEGLYVAPEHRRGGVAAQLLRAAQEWARQRGCAELASDTALDNLAAQAAHLALGFEETERVVFYRMAL from the coding sequence ATGGCGATCGCCCCAGCGTCTGCCTCGCTCGCCCCAGACTGGCTGCGGCTGCGCGCCGCGCTATGGCCGCATTGCCCCTTGGCGCGACACCAGCAGGAAATCGCCCAGCAGCTGGACCGGGCTGACGGTTGCGCGGCCTTCCTCGCCCTGGACGAAGCCGCAGGTCCCATCGGCCTGCTAGAGCTTGCGCTACGCAACGATTACGTCAACGGGACCGCGCGCTCGCCGGTCGCCTTTGTCGAAGGCCTTTACGTCGCGCCCGAGCACAGGCGCGGCGGCGTCGCCGCTCAATTATTACGCGCGGCCCAGGAATGGGCGCGCCAGCGCGGCTGCGCGGAACTGGCCTCCGACACCGCGCTGGACAATCTGGCCGCGCAAGCAGCCCATCTGGCCCTGGGCTTCGAGGAGACCGAGCGCGTGGTGTTCTACCGCATGGCGCTGTGA
- a CDS encoding DUF1203 domain-containing protein — MEALDEAFLARARPGEALLLASYSPFRQSGPYKEYGPVFLGAQPDAAALPSLEALLAGSGAYLGERMALRAYDAEQAIIEAAILPRSALQTCLDQWAARTDIVFAMLRFPAHGCYALRLNREA, encoded by the coding sequence ATGGAAGCATTGGATGAGGCGTTTCTGGCGCGGGCGCGGCCAGGCGAGGCGCTGCTGCTGGCGAGTTACAGCCCGTTTCGCCAGAGCGGGCCGTACAAGGAGTACGGGCCGGTGTTTCTGGGCGCTCAGCCGGATGCCGCCGCGCTGCCATCGCTGGAGGCCTTGTTGGCGGGGAGCGGCGCCTATCTAGGCGAGCGGATGGCGCTGCGCGCCTATGACGCGGAACAAGCCATCATCGAGGCGGCCATCCTGCCGCGCTCCGCCCTTCAAACTTGTTTGGACCAATGGGCAGCGCGTACGGACATTGTTTTCGCCATGCTGCGCTTCCCCGCCCATGGCTGTTATGCCTTGAGGCTGAACCGGGAGGCCTGA
- a CDS encoding quinone oxidoreductase family protein — MGQRIVFDATGGPEVLRLESAGIGNPGPGEVRLRHTAIGVNFIDTYQRSGLYPLALPSGLGSEAAGVVEAVGAGVTGLHPGDRVAYASGPLGAYAAERLIGAEHLVKLPDGVSDETAACAMLQGMTVEYLVQRAFPVQPGQTVLWHAAAGGVGQIALQWLSALGVHVIATVGSAAKADIARRLGAAHVILYREENVAQRVREITGGRGVPVVFDSVGKDTFESSLDSLAPRGMMVSFGNASGAVPAVAPLELTRRGSLFLTRPRLGDYIATRAELEASSAALFRRLQDGTIRLSPSHRYPLAEAAQAHRDLEARLTTGSVILLP; from the coding sequence ATGGGCCAGAGAATCGTTTTCGACGCTACCGGCGGACCGGAAGTGCTGCGGCTGGAAAGCGCCGGGATCGGCAACCCGGGGCCTGGCGAAGTGCGGCTGCGCCACACCGCCATCGGCGTCAACTTCATCGATACCTATCAACGCAGCGGCCTGTACCCGCTGGCGCTGCCCAGCGGTCTGGGCAGCGAGGCGGCCGGCGTGGTGGAGGCGGTGGGCGCAGGCGTGACCGGCTTGCATCCAGGCGACCGCGTAGCCTATGCCAGCGGCCCGCTGGGCGCCTACGCCGCCGAACGGCTGATCGGCGCCGAACACCTGGTCAAGCTGCCTGATGGCGTGTCGGACGAAACCGCAGCCTGCGCCATGCTGCAAGGCATGACTGTGGAATATCTGGTGCAGCGCGCGTTTCCGGTGCAGCCGGGACAGACCGTGCTGTGGCATGCCGCCGCAGGCGGCGTCGGGCAGATCGCGCTGCAATGGCTATCCGCGCTGGGAGTCCACGTCATCGCCACCGTCGGTTCCGCCGCCAAGGCCGACATTGCCCGCCGCCTGGGCGCGGCCCATGTGATTTTGTATCGTGAGGAAAACGTGGCGCAGCGCGTGCGCGAGATCACCGGCGGCCGGGGCGTGCCGGTCGTGTTCGACTCCGTCGGCAAGGATACTTTCGAGTCGTCTCTGGACAGCCTGGCCCCGCGCGGCATGATGGTAAGCTTCGGCAACGCGTCCGGCGCCGTGCCGGCGGTGGCGCCGCTGGAACTGACCCGCCGCGGCTCGCTGTTCCTGACCCGGCCCCGGCTGGGCGACTACATCGCCACGCGCGCCGAGCTGGAGGCCTCATCGGCGGCCCTGTTCCGCCGCTTGCAGGACGGCACGATCCGGCTCTCGCCTTCGCATCGCTATCCGCTGGCGGAGGCGGCGCAGGCGCACCGAGACCTGGAGGCGCGCCTCACCACCGGCTCGGTGATTCTGCTGCCTTGA
- the waaA gene encoding lipid IV(A) 3-deoxy-D-manno-octulosonic acid transferase, whose protein sequence is MNWQRALYNGLWRVLTPFIRRYLKRRARQAPAYLEHWDERFGQALSPKAAGAIWIHAVSVGETRAAQPLVAAIRRQWPDVPLLLTQMTPTGRATAEALYPDAEVRYLPYDYPQAVADFLRAYRPRCGVLMETEIWPNLIHAAADQGVPLVLANARLSEKSLNGYRKVLGLIRPAMRELTAVAAQTAKDADRLRQLGAEKIWVCGSSKYDIEIPAAQRHLAEAFRARLGTRPVLLCASTREGEEALILDAWLKAGAAAGDALLVLVPRHPERWNEAAALAEARGLKLQRRGDGAPVVADTRVWLGDSMGEMFGYLGACDVAFIGGSLLPFGCQNLIEPALMGVPALFGPSVFNFQQAAADSMAAGAGRQVADADEMVNAALALLNDAAAAEAMRQGAARFREAHRGASERMLDLLKAVLEPTA, encoded by the coding sequence GTGAACTGGCAGCGCGCGCTGTACAACGGCTTGTGGCGGGTGCTGACCCCTTTCATTCGCCGTTACCTGAAGCGGCGGGCGCGCCAGGCGCCGGCTTATCTGGAGCATTGGGACGAGCGCTTCGGCCAGGCCTTGTCGCCCAAGGCGGCCGGCGCGATCTGGATACACGCGGTCTCGGTTGGCGAAACGCGCGCCGCCCAACCGCTGGTGGCCGCCATCCGCCGGCAATGGCCGGATGTGCCGCTCTTGCTGACGCAAATGACGCCGACCGGCCGCGCCACCGCCGAGGCGCTGTATCCGGACGCTGAAGTGCGCTACCTGCCCTACGATTATCCACAGGCCGTCGCCGATTTTTTGCGCGCCTACCGGCCGCGCTGCGGCGTGCTGATGGAAACCGAGATCTGGCCGAACCTGATTCATGCCGCCGCCGACCAGGGCGTGCCGCTGGTGTTGGCGAATGCCAGATTGTCGGAAAAATCGCTGAACGGCTATCGCAAGGTATTGGGGCTGATTCGGCCTGCCATGCGTGAATTGACGGCAGTTGCCGCGCAAACGGCGAAAGATGCCGATCGTTTGCGGCAATTGGGCGCGGAAAAAATATGGGTCTGCGGCAGCAGCAAATATGATATTGAGATTCCGGCGGCGCAACGGCATTTGGCGGAAGCTTTCCGCGCGCGGCTGGGAACCCGTCCGGTATTGCTGTGCGCCAGCACCCGCGAGGGCGAAGAGGCGCTGATACTGGATGCCTGGCTGAAAGCCGGCGCGGCCGCGGGCGACGCCTTGCTGGTCCTTGTCCCGCGCCATCCCGAGCGTTGGAATGAGGCGGCCGCCTTGGCCGAGGCGCGCGGCTTGAAATTGCAGCGCCGCGGCGACGGCGCGCCGGTGGTGGCCGATACCCGCGTCTGGCTAGGCGACAGCATGGGCGAAATGTTCGGTTATTTAGGCGCCTGCGATGTCGCTTTCATCGGCGGCAGCCTGCTGCCGTTTGGCTGCCAGAACCTGATCGAGCCGGCGCTGATGGGCGTGCCGGCCTTGTTCGGCCCCTCGGTGTTCAATTTCCAGCAGGCGGCGGCCGATTCCATGGCCGCTGGCGCCGGCCGCCAAGTGGCCGATGCCGACGAAATGGTGAATGCGGCTTTGGCTTTGCTGAATGACGCGGCGGCGGCCGAAGCGATGCGCCAAGGCGCGGCGCGCTTCCGCGAAGCCCACCGCGGCGCCAGCGAGCGCATGCTGGACCTGCTCAAGGCCGTGCTGGAGCCGACGGCTTAA
- the ompR gene encoding osmolarity response regulator transcription factor OmpR, which produces MEHNKILVVDDDAKLRELLTRYLTQQGYSVETLPDPKDLDRKLARNRPDLIVLDVMMPGEDGLAVVRRLRAQGETLPVIMLTARGEDIDRILGLEMGADDYLPKPFNPRELTARIQSVLRRHHATPALAAQHNADDVVEFGEFTLNLGQRELRRSGQAVALTSAEFAVLSVLVSHPRRPLTREQLMELALGKGNGESLDRSIDVHISRLRKALENGDSPLRYIQTVWGYGYVFVPDGSPRE; this is translated from the coding sequence ATGGAACACAATAAAATCCTGGTCGTCGACGACGATGCCAAGCTGCGCGAACTGCTGACCCGTTACCTGACTCAGCAGGGCTACAGCGTGGAAACGCTGCCCGATCCGAAAGACCTGGACCGCAAGCTGGCGCGCAACCGACCGGACCTGATCGTGCTGGACGTGATGATGCCGGGCGAAGACGGCCTGGCCGTGGTGCGCCGCCTGCGCGCCCAGGGCGAGACGCTGCCGGTGATCATGCTGACGGCGCGCGGCGAAGACATCGACCGCATCCTGGGCCTGGAAATGGGCGCCGACGACTATCTGCCCAAACCGTTCAACCCGCGCGAGCTGACCGCGCGCATCCAGTCCGTGCTGCGTCGCCATCACGCCACGCCGGCGCTGGCCGCCCAACACAATGCCGACGACGTGGTCGAGTTTGGCGAATTCACGCTGAACCTGGGCCAGCGCGAGCTGCGCCGCTCCGGCCAGGCCGTGGCGCTGACCAGCGCGGAATTCGCCGTGCTGTCGGTGCTGGTGAGCCACCCGCGCCGCCCGCTGACGCGCGAGCAACTGATGGAGCTGGCGCTGGGCAAGGGCAACGGAGAATCGCTGGACCGCAGCATAGACGTGCACATCTCCCGCCTGCGCAAGGCGCTGGAGAACGGCGACAGCCCCCTGCGCTATATCCAGACCGTGTGGGGCTACGGCTATGTGTTTGTGCCAGACGGCTCGCCCAGGGAGTAA
- a CDS encoding CBS domain-containing protein, producing MATEYQPLPTLTLPRTTDLVQLEQRAHPPIGMSSPALSVMTDLRLVNPIGIRGDAGLREAHQRMISHGIRLLFVHDAEGSLLGIVTAVDLLGERPIQCMKEHGKHHADIQVSDVMTPRDKLDALRLEDVAAASVGQLVATMKQLGRQHALVVEVNPVNGHHELCGLFSTSHLARLLGMPLSFIRVPKALSEIQYSLLYTG from the coding sequence ATGGCAACAGAATATCAACCCTTGCCCACGCTGACTCTGCCACGCACCACCGATCTGGTGCAACTGGAGCAGCGTGCTCACCCCCCCATAGGCATGAGCAGTCCCGCCTTGAGCGTGATGACCGATCTCAGGCTGGTCAATCCGATCGGCATCCGCGGCGACGCCGGCCTGCGCGAGGCGCATCAGCGCATGATCAGCCACGGCATCCGCCTCCTGTTCGTGCATGACGCCGAAGGCAGCCTGCTCGGCATCGTCACCGCGGTGGACCTGCTGGGCGAGCGGCCCATCCAGTGCATGAAGGAGCACGGCAAGCATCATGCCGACATCCAGGTATCCGACGTGATGACGCCGCGCGACAAGCTGGACGCCCTGCGGCTGGAGGATGTGGCGGCGGCCAGCGTCGGCCAGCTGGTCGCCACCATGAAGCAGCTGGGGCGGCAGCACGCGCTGGTGGTGGAAGTGAACCCGGTCAACGGCCACCACGAGCTGTGCGGCCTGTTCTCCACCTCCCATCTGGCGCGGCTCTTGGGCATGCCCCTGTCTTTCATCCGCGTGCCCAAGGCGCTGTCGGAAATCCAGTACTCCCTGCTCTACACCGGTTGA
- a CDS encoding S66 family peptidase produces MRIRFPAPLQPGDAIAVTAFSSGVHPRLHGRLDDALNELRARGYRVVEGRCLREEKQDASAPAAARLAELKRFLFDPEIRAILPPWGGERAIELLAGLDFAALAELPPKWIAGFSDVSTVMAPLTLLSGWATLHGPNLMDLPLKERVFGNLALLAALETGVPPAQAQHEFYWRWDEPGKTFANRTRMLDGGAGKMEGRVMGGCLDVLASLQGTPYFDLAAFKREPAILYLENAELAPCAVLRALAGLRLSGTLDGLSGLVLGRSGAQDAADGQALRYEDAVRAALDGLPYPVVIDADIGHAPPQWTLLNGAWAVLEVFGEGRATLGQRLEPSGGSLASPGVPPMC; encoded by the coding sequence ATGCGCATTCGCTTTCCCGCTCCGCTTCAGCCCGGCGACGCCATCGCCGTCACCGCTTTTTCCTCCGGCGTCCATCCGCGGCTGCATGGCCGGCTGGACGACGCTTTGAACGAGCTGCGCGCGCGCGGCTACCGCGTGGTGGAGGGGCGTTGTTTGCGCGAGGAAAAACAGGACGCCAGCGCGCCCGCCGCCGCGCGGCTGGCCGAACTCAAGCGCTTCTTGTTCGACCCCGAGATCCGCGCCATCCTGCCGCCCTGGGGCGGCGAACGGGCGATCGAGCTGTTGGCTGGCCTGGATTTCGCCGCGCTGGCCGAGTTGCCGCCAAAGTGGATCGCCGGCTTCTCCGACGTGTCCACCGTGATGGCGCCGCTGACGCTGTTATCGGGCTGGGCCACGCTGCACGGCCCCAATCTGATGGACCTGCCGCTGAAAGAGCGCGTATTTGGCAACCTGGCGCTGCTGGCGGCGCTGGAAACCGGCGTGCCGCCGGCGCAGGCGCAGCATGAGTTTTATTGGCGCTGGGACGAGCCGGGCAAAACCTTCGCCAATCGGACGCGGATGCTGGACGGCGGCGCGGGAAAGATGGAAGGACGCGTGATGGGCGGCTGCCTGGACGTGCTGGCGTCGCTGCAGGGCACGCCGTATTTCGATCTGGCCGCGTTCAAGCGCGAGCCGGCCATCCTGTACCTGGAAAATGCCGAACTCGCGCCCTGCGCCGTTTTAAGGGCCCTGGCGGGCCTCAGGCTGTCCGGGACGCTCGATGGCCTGTCCGGGTTGGTATTGGGCCGCAGCGGCGCTCAGGACGCCGCTGACGGGCAGGCATTGCGCTATGAGGACGCCGTGCGCGCCGCTTTGGACGGTTTGCCCTATCCGGTCGTGATCGATGCCGACATCGGCCATGCGCCGCCGCAATGGACGCTGCTGAACGGCGCCTGGGCGGTTTTGGAGGTATTCGGCGAGGGCAGGGCCACGCTTGGCCAGCGGCTGGAGCCGTCGGGCGGAAGCCTGGCCTCGCCGGGCGTTCCGCCTATGTGCTAA
- a CDS encoding ATP-binding protein: MIRKLFGSLFFRLALLVVTVVIVTQVFTISLASNERHKLLERQLYIQVLDTLSFLEDSMTGMSDEEKQAFLLNYNRPGLPSLLPFSADRGQTFAPELPNIGAMLAQRLSQDLNEPIQAHYARRDDHGELWVHVHVLDQPYWLVIPFGRYRDRMIGTMLQASLLAALFATILASLFAWRITRPISQVVRASRQLAGGAMPQRVPESGPREVKLLAHNFNSMALALDNAARERRLMLAGLSHDLRTPLTRLKLTLELQEASSDQHDMLSDIDELSRIVRQFIDFARAEESNQMVPVALADLAASVVSRFRREGMDVRLDIRGEPELQADALALERLLSNLLENARRYGRPPVQVRLEKIAQEAVLSVIDHGDGIPAALRETALAPFERLAEHRGTDGGSGLGLAIVSRVVKQHGGKLELSDTEDGAFQVAIRLPLDEAVNESAAASADPAV, encoded by the coding sequence TTGATACGCAAGCTGTTCGGCTCGCTGTTTTTCCGGCTGGCGCTGCTGGTGGTGACCGTGGTGATCGTCACCCAGGTTTTCACCATCTCGCTGGCCAGCAATGAGCGCCACAAGCTGCTGGAGCGCCAGCTGTACATCCAGGTGCTGGACACGCTGTCCTTCCTCGAAGATTCGATGACCGGCATGAGCGACGAGGAAAAGCAGGCGTTTCTGCTCAACTACAACCGCCCCGGCCTGCCCAGCCTGCTGCCGTTCAGCGCGGACCGCGGCCAAACCTTCGCCCCGGAGCTGCCCAACATCGGCGCCATGCTGGCGCAGCGCCTGTCGCAAGACCTGAACGAACCCATCCAGGCCCATTACGCGCGGCGCGACGACCACGGCGAGCTGTGGGTGCATGTGCACGTGTTGGATCAGCCTTACTGGCTGGTGATTCCGTTCGGCCGCTACCGCGACCGCATGATAGGCACCATGCTGCAGGCGTCCTTGCTGGCCGCGCTGTTCGCCACCATCCTGGCCTCGCTGTTCGCCTGGCGCATCACCAGGCCGATCAGCCAGGTGGTGCGGGCCAGCCGCCAGCTGGCCGGCGGCGCCATGCCGCAGCGGGTGCCGGAAAGCGGCCCGCGCGAGGTCAAGTTGTTGGCGCACAACTTCAACAGCATGGCCCTGGCCCTGGACAACGCGGCGCGCGAGCGCCGGCTGATGCTGGCCGGCCTGTCGCATGATCTGCGCACGCCGCTGACCCGGCTGAAGCTGACGCTGGAATTGCAGGAGGCCAGCTCGGATCAGCACGACATGCTGTCCGACATCGACGAGCTGTCGCGCATCGTGCGCCAGTTCATCGACTTCGCCCGCGCCGAGGAAAGCAACCAGATGGTGCCGGTGGCGCTGGCCGACCTGGCCGCCAGCGTGGTGTCGCGCTTCCGCCGCGAGGGCATGGACGTGAGGCTGGACATCCGCGGCGAGCCGGAGCTGCAGGCGGACGCGCTGGCGCTGGAGCGGCTGTTGAGCAATCTGCTGGAAAACGCTCGCCGCTACGGCCGCCCGCCGGTCCAGGTGCGGCTGGAAAAAATCGCGCAGGAAGCGGTGCTCAGCGTGATCGACCACGGCGACGGCATTCCGGCGGCCTTGCGCGAGACCGCTCTGGCGCCGTTCGAGCGGCTGGCCGAACACCGCGGCACCGACGGCGGCAGCGGCCTTGGCCTCGCCATCGTCTCGCGCGTGGTCAAGCAGCATGGCGGCAAGCTGGAATTGTCTGACACCGAAGACGGCGCCTTCCAGGTGGCTATCCGCCTGCCGCTGGACGAAGCGGTCAACGAAAGCGCAGCCGCCTCCGCGGACCCGGCCGTCTGA
- a CDS encoding YqiA/YcfP family alpha/beta fold hydrolase yields the protein MHIVYLHGFNSGPQSLKAGETAAWLGRHAPDVALHCPRLSPHPAEAIMQAETLLRTLPPQTLLIGSSLGGFYATCLAERHGRPAALINPAVRPDRDLARFAGEQTNPYTGEVYTLGEADLQALLALRVAKPSPGRHWLLLGSRDEVLDWREAACHYPGSRQSVFNGDDHRLNNWPKVLPAVVEWGRAQLSSAS from the coding sequence ATGCATATCGTCTATCTACACGGCTTCAACTCCGGTCCCCAATCCTTGAAGGCTGGAGAAACCGCGGCCTGGCTGGGCCGGCATGCGCCTGACGTCGCGCTGCACTGTCCGCGGCTATCGCCGCACCCAGCCGAGGCGATCATGCAAGCCGAGACGCTGCTGCGGACTTTGCCGCCGCAAACGCTGCTGATCGGCAGCTCGCTGGGAGGCTTTTACGCCACCTGCCTGGCGGAGCGCCATGGCCGCCCCGCCGCGCTGATCAATCCTGCCGTGCGCCCGGACCGCGATCTGGCGCGCTTCGCCGGCGAGCAGACCAATCCTTACACCGGCGAGGTCTACACCCTAGGCGAGGCCGATCTGCAAGCCTTGCTGGCCCTGCGCGTGGCCAAGCCCTCTCCCGGAAGGCACTGGCTGCTGCTGGGCAGCCGCGATGAGGTGCTGGACTGGCGGGAGGCCGCGTGCCACTACCCCGGCAGCCGCCAGTCCGTATTCAACGGCGACGACCACAGGCTGAACAACTGGCCCAAGGTATTGCCGGCGGTGGTGGAATGGGGGCGCGCGCAATTGTCCAGCGCGTCTTGA
- the waaC gene encoding lipopolysaccharide heptosyltransferase I: MNVLIVRTSSMGDLIHTWPAITELKTHYPNIRLSWLAEENFADIARLHPQVAEVLTLRWRGWRKRLLLPSTWWELLALRQKLRAARYDLVLDSQGLLKSALPARWARAPLAGLDWSSARESLASLFYDKKHTVSRRLSAIERNRLLFGLSFGYTPEGPPQFGVRPGDRPAWMLSGRYAVLLHATSRASKEWPEASWIALGSELSARHDLVTVLPWGNDKEKARAERLAARLPAAVVAPRMDLIEAAGLLGHASAVIGVDTGLVHLANALNVPVAAIYTDTDPQQTGVVETPWATNLGNIGQCPSVGEVMAALRSRRDWS, translated from the coding sequence ATGAATGTGCTGATCGTGCGCACCTCGTCGATGGGCGACCTTATCCACACTTGGCCCGCCATCACCGAGCTGAAGACGCACTACCCCAATATCCGCTTGAGTTGGCTGGCCGAGGAAAACTTCGCCGACATCGCGCGGCTGCATCCCCAGGTGGCGGAGGTGTTGACCCTGCGTTGGCGCGGCTGGCGCAAGCGCTTGTTGCTGCCTTCCACTTGGTGGGAATTGCTCGCTTTGCGGCAAAAACTGCGCGCAGCCCGCTACGACCTGGTGTTGGACAGCCAAGGCCTGCTCAAGAGCGCCTTGCCGGCGCGCTGGGCGCGCGCGCCTTTGGCCGGCCTGGATTGGTCCAGCGCGCGCGAGTCGCTGGCCAGCCTGTTTTACGATAAGAAGCACACGGTTTCGCGCCGCCTGTCGGCCATCGAACGCAATCGCCTGCTGTTCGGCCTCAGCTTTGGCTACACGCCGGAGGGGCCGCCGCAGTTCGGCGTGCGGCCCGGCGACCGCCCGGCCTGGATGCTGTCCGGCCGCTACGCCGTGTTGTTGCACGCCACCAGCCGCGCGTCCAAGGAATGGCCGGAGGCCAGCTGGATCGCGCTGGGGAGCGAGTTGTCGGCCCGGCACGACCTGGTGACGGTGCTGCCCTGGGGCAATGACAAGGAAAAGGCGCGCGCCGAGCGTCTGGCGGCGCGGCTGCCGGCCGCCGTGGTGGCGCCCAGGATGGATTTGATCGAGGCCGCGGGCCTGCTGGGCCATGCCAGCGCGGTCATCGGCGTCGATACCGGCCTGGTGCATCTGGCCAACGCGCTCAATGTGCCGGTGGCGGCCATTTACACCGACACCGATCCGCAGCAGACCGGCGTGGTGGAAACCCCGTGGGCCACCAATCTGGGCAATATCGGCCAGTGTCCGTCGGTGGGCGAGGTGATGGCGGCGCTGCGGTCCAGGCGGGACTGGTCGTGA
- a CDS encoding GNAT family N-acetyltransferase has translation MNKPSIHIRPMREADIPAVARLCGDLDYPTSPETLAARYAALRAFPDNEIWVAEQNGLVVGWVHGHGGHLLEASSYVEIGGIVVDPACRGLGIGRLLLEACEQWAHQRGYTRIRLRSGVQRVDAHAFYRHIGYQQKNTGITFALDLPRQD, from the coding sequence ATGAACAAACCTTCCATTCACATCCGCCCGATGCGAGAGGCGGATATCCCCGCCGTAGCCAGGCTGTGCGGCGACCTGGACTACCCGACCTCCCCTGAAACGCTGGCTGCGCGTTACGCCGCGCTGCGGGCATTTCCCGACAATGAAATCTGGGTGGCGGAACAGAATGGCCTGGTCGTGGGCTGGGTCCATGGCCATGGCGGCCATTTGCTGGAGGCCAGCAGCTATGTCGAGATAGGCGGCATCGTGGTAGATCCGGCCTGCCGCGGCCTGGGCATAGGCCGTTTGCTGCTGGAAGCCTGCGAGCAATGGGCGCACCAGCGCGGTTATACGCGCATACGGCTGCGTTCCGGCGTGCAGCGCGTCGATGCCCACGCTTTCTATCGCCATATCGGTTACCAGCAGAAAAACACCGGCATCACCTTCGCTCTGGATCTGCCGCGTCAGGATTGA